A window from Exiguobacterium marinum DSM 16307 encodes these proteins:
- a CDS encoding peptidoglycan D,D-transpeptidase FtsI family protein: MAKNRVKVLKKRRNHLPLRLNLLFFIVFILFATLIFRLGVVQIVNGELIAREVQKTESSKIKYEVPRGKIYDRNGQVLADTISNYSVMYRRSQVTKTDERLDVAKKLAEIVDIPKEDRKMTERDRKDYWIATNPELAQERTQSLLEALSEEKRAALSNQDVDRLLLDSITEEEITFDDATEEIIAIKHNMESGYALDPQVIKIGASPKEMAVIEENLERLPGVSVEPYYQRDYPFDETFKSFLGSYRQIPAEQRASYQAKGYGLNDRVGTSYLEQQYEDVLRGTPAYDVFTTYKGEPVGEPTRVSGNPGKDIVLSTDIEFQKEIDEILKKAIRAGRSGSPHFDRAFAVVMNPQTGELLALSGQELDLETNEFKDVSTGTVLRASQIGSTIKGATVAYGFEEGVVKPGEYIYDAPIRIGSSVKASYRNMGNINDLDALAMSSNIYMFQIALRLADYYSTGQIVGENVTQAFETMEHYYKQFGLGVETGIDLPFESTGFRSIPDRVTLLMDMSIGQYISYTPIQLAQYTSALANGGYRVQPHLLKEIIEPGSLDENNKQVVSTFQPNALNKVDIQDEYIQRVREGFRQGVESSSGSSRILQQTGMTAAGKTGTAQAIAEGEDGQAKRNASGEPIKTLNSNHVGWAPFDDPEIAWAIIMPGLEAEGINTRVAHDIMKAYFDLEDVNAMLQ; encoded by the coding sequence TTGGCTAAAAATCGTGTGAAAGTGCTGAAGAAACGGCGAAACCACTTACCGTTACGCTTGAATTTACTATTTTTTATCGTCTTCATTCTATTTGCGACTCTTATTTTTCGGTTAGGGGTCGTTCAAATCGTGAACGGGGAATTGATTGCTCGAGAAGTACAGAAAACGGAGTCGAGTAAAATCAAGTATGAGGTACCGCGAGGAAAGATTTACGACCGTAACGGTCAAGTGCTTGCGGATACGATTTCGAATTACTCGGTCATGTATCGCCGCTCGCAAGTGACGAAAACGGATGAACGGTTAGATGTTGCAAAAAAATTGGCAGAGATTGTCGATATTCCGAAAGAAGATCGTAAAATGACCGAGCGTGACCGCAAAGACTACTGGATTGCAACGAATCCGGAGTTAGCGCAAGAGCGCACTCAATCCTTGTTGGAGGCGTTATCGGAAGAGAAACGGGCGGCATTGTCTAACCAAGACGTGGATCGCCTTTTGCTTGACTCGATCACAGAAGAAGAGATCACGTTTGATGATGCGACAGAAGAAATCATCGCCATCAAGCACAATATGGAAAGCGGCTATGCATTAGACCCACAGGTCATCAAAATCGGAGCAAGTCCGAAAGAGATGGCGGTCATCGAAGAAAACCTAGAACGATTGCCAGGTGTTAGCGTTGAGCCATATTATCAACGTGACTATCCGTTCGATGAGACGTTCAAGAGCTTTTTAGGAAGTTACCGTCAAATACCGGCTGAGCAACGTGCTTCCTACCAAGCAAAAGGTTATGGGTTGAATGATCGGGTCGGAACATCTTATTTGGAACAACAATATGAAGACGTCCTTCGTGGAACGCCAGCATACGATGTGTTCACGACTTACAAAGGGGAACCAGTCGGGGAACCGACACGAGTCAGCGGAAACCCAGGCAAAGATATCGTGTTATCAACGGACATCGAATTCCAAAAAGAAATCGACGAGATTTTGAAGAAGGCTATTCGAGCAGGACGTTCTGGAAGTCCTCACTTTGATCGGGCTTTTGCTGTTGTCATGAATCCTCAAACGGGGGAGCTTCTTGCATTGTCAGGACAGGAACTTGATTTAGAGACGAACGAATTTAAGGACGTTTCGACCGGAACGGTGCTGCGTGCCAGCCAAATTGGGTCAACTATTAAAGGGGCGACAGTCGCCTATGGATTTGAAGAAGGTGTCGTCAAACCAGGTGAATATATTTATGATGCTCCGATTCGAATCGGGTCGTCCGTCAAAGCCTCATATCGGAACATGGGGAACATCAACGACTTAGATGCACTCGCAATGTCATCGAACATCTATATGTTCCAAATAGCATTACGTTTGGCTGACTATTACTCGACAGGTCAAATCGTCGGAGAAAATGTCACACAAGCATTTGAAACGATGGAACATTATTATAAACAGTTTGGCCTCGGAGTCGAGACTGGAATTGACTTACCGTTTGAATCTACCGGATTCCGTAGCATCCCGGACCGTGTCACACTTCTTATGGATATGTCGATCGGGCAGTATATTTCCTACACGCCGATTCAATTGGCACAGTATACGTCCGCTCTAGCAAATGGTGGTTATCGTGTACAACCGCACTTGCTTAAAGAAATCATTGAGCCTGGTTCGCTTGATGAAAATAACAAGCAAGTCGTCAGCACGTTCCAACCAAATGCGTTAAATAAAGTCGATATTCAAGATGAGTACATTCAGCGAGTTCGCGAAGGATTTCGTCAAGGTGTTGAATCTTCATCAGGTTCATCTCGTATCTTGCAGCAGACAGGTATGACGGCTGCAGGTAAAACAGGTACAGCCCAGGCCATCGCTGAAGGTGAAGACGGTCAGGCGAAACGAAACGCCAGCGGGGAGCCGATTAAGACGCTGAACTCCAACCATGTTGGTTGGGCACCGTTTGATGACCCAGAAATTGCTTGGGCCATCATCATGCCTGGACTTGAGGCAGAGGGAATCAACACACGTGTCGCTCATGACATCATGAAAGCTTACTTTGATTTAGAAGATGTGAATGCAATGCTTCAATGA
- a CDS encoding PstS family phosphate ABC transporter substrate-binding protein encodes MSWMKKSAVLASITSVALVGAACGNNEEGGAAEGDALSGKVVMDGSSTVFPIMEAVAEEYSAEQPEVEVTVGVSGTGGGFKRFVTGETDFSNASREIKDEEAAEAEKNGVEFTQLSVALDGLSLVVNPANDWAQDITIEELKKMWTDTSVKTWKDVRSDWPDEEISFFAPGKDSGTYDFFDEKVLDEVDIRQDAQLSEDDNVLVTGVAGTEGAIGFFGFAYYLENQDTLRALKVEGVEPTHDTINDLSYPLSREIFTYVNNASLKDKEQVADFARFMNENAADLSEEVGYVKMEQERYDENMKMIDEIAGE; translated from the coding sequence ATGTCTTGGATGAAAAAATCAGCTGTACTCGCTTCAATCACTTCGGTCGCACTCGTAGGTGCTGCCTGTGGGAATAATGAAGAAGGTGGAGCTGCTGAAGGCGATGCGCTCTCAGGAAAAGTCGTCATGGACGGATCGTCAACTGTATTCCCAATCATGGAAGCAGTCGCAGAAGAATATTCAGCCGAACAACCGGAAGTTGAAGTGACGGTCGGTGTCTCTGGTACAGGTGGGGGCTTCAAACGTTTCGTGACGGGAGAGACAGACTTCTCAAACGCATCACGTGAAATCAAAGATGAAGAAGCAGCTGAAGCTGAGAAAAATGGTGTGGAATTCACACAACTTTCAGTCGCGCTTGATGGTCTATCACTCGTTGTAAACCCGGCAAACGACTGGGCACAAGATATCACGATTGAAGAATTGAAAAAAATGTGGACAGACACAAGCGTGAAAACGTGGAAAGATGTTCGCTCTGACTGGCCAGATGAAGAGATTTCATTCTTCGCACCAGGTAAGGATTCAGGTACGTATGATTTCTTCGACGAAAAAGTTCTTGATGAAGTCGATATTCGCCAAGACGCACAATTGTCGGAAGATGACAACGTACTCGTAACGGGTGTCGCAGGGACGGAAGGTGCAATCGGATTCTTCGGATTCGCTTACTACCTTGAAAACCAAGATACACTCCGTGCATTGAAAGTTGAAGGTGTAGAACCGACACACGATACAATCAACGATTTGTCATACCCGCTCTCACGTGAAATCTTCACGTACGTCAACAACGCATCATTGAAAGATAAAGAGCAAGTGGCTGATTTCGCACGCTTCATGAACGAAAACGCTGCTGATCTATCTGAAGAAGTTGGTTACGTGAAAATGGAGCAAGAACGTTACGATGAGAATATGAAAATGATTGATGAGATTGCTGGCGAATAA
- the pstC gene encoding phosphate ABC transporter permease subunit PstC → MNEQNKELSIREMIHQNKQKKLSTTNVFDKIMPFLLFLSAFVSVVTTIGIAFTLGFELFKFFERVPVAEFLGTTEWYPLSADQRFGVWALVMGTLQITVIAMLVAVPLGLASAIYLSEYASERARRVLKPILEVLAGVPTIVFGFFALSFITPILQSLIPGLQIYNALSPGIVVGIMIIPMIASISEDAMSAVPKKIRDGALGLGATRLEVATKVVMPAATSGIIASIVLGMSRAIGETMIVTIAGGSQPNFEFNPLNAIQTMTAYIVQIAKGDAGYGTIEYYSIYAVGALLFVFTLLMNLFANWVTRRFREEY, encoded by the coding sequence ATGAACGAACAAAACAAAGAGCTCTCGATTCGAGAGATGATACATCAAAATAAACAAAAGAAACTCAGTACGACGAACGTGTTTGATAAAATCATGCCGTTCTTATTATTCTTGAGCGCATTCGTATCAGTCGTCACGACAATCGGTATAGCGTTCACGCTTGGTTTTGAACTGTTCAAGTTCTTTGAACGAGTGCCTGTCGCTGAATTTTTAGGGACGACAGAGTGGTACCCGCTTAGTGCAGATCAGCGCTTCGGGGTATGGGCACTTGTGATGGGGACACTCCAAATTACTGTAATTGCGATGCTTGTTGCGGTCCCGCTCGGGTTGGCGTCAGCGATTTATTTAAGTGAGTACGCCTCAGAGCGAGCACGCCGGGTGTTAAAGCCGATTTTAGAAGTGTTGGCCGGTGTACCGACCATCGTCTTCGGCTTCTTCGCCTTATCATTCATCACACCAATTTTGCAATCACTTATTCCAGGACTTCAAATTTACAACGCTCTAAGCCCGGGGATTGTAGTCGGAATCATGATTATTCCGATGATTGCTTCCATCTCTGAAGATGCGATGAGTGCTGTTCCGAAGAAGATTCGAGATGGTGCGCTCGGTTTAGGTGCGACACGTCTTGAAGTGGCGACGAAAGTCGTCATGCCTGCAGCTACGTCAGGAATCATTGCCTCGATCGTTCTTGGAATGAGTCGTGCGATTGGTGAGACGATGATTGTGACCATTGCTGGTGGTTCGCAGCCAAACTTTGAGTTCAATCCGCTCAATGCGATTCAAACGATGACAGCTTACATCGTTCAAATCGCTAAAGGTGATGCAGGGTACGGCACAATTGAATATTACAGTATCTATGCGGTCGGTGCGTTGTTGTTCGTCTTCACACTATTGATGAACCTATTCGCAAACTGGGTGACGCGCCGCTTCAGAGAGGAGTACTAA
- the pstA gene encoding phosphate ABC transporter permease PstA: MALPNSEFKNKKNLMNRETVSERIKRRLQLNEIFKYIFLAGLVFALVVLSTLIYDIVSKGAGWVDLDFLRNFPSRRPEQAGLYPALIGSLWLMFLIVPMVFIIGVGAAIYLEEYAPKNRMTSFIEVNISNLAGVPSIVFGLLGLTIFVRVMELGNSVIAGALTLGLMSLPIVIVASQEALRSVKMELRHASLALGASKWQTTFNVVLPSALPGIITGIILAVSRAIGETAPLIMVGAATFISTTPSGIFSDFTALPIQIYNWTSRPQAEFQNLAAAGIIVLMTMLIAMNSVAIYIRNKYTNRH; the protein is encoded by the coding sequence ATGGCTTTACCGAACAGTGAGTTCAAGAATAAGAAGAACCTGATGAATCGTGAAACGGTGTCTGAGCGAATCAAGCGCCGTTTACAACTGAATGAAATATTTAAGTATATCTTTTTGGCAGGGCTCGTCTTTGCGTTAGTCGTTCTGTCGACTTTGATTTATGACATCGTTTCGAAAGGGGCGGGGTGGGTCGACCTCGACTTCTTACGTAACTTCCCGTCACGTCGTCCCGAACAGGCTGGGCTATACCCCGCATTGATTGGCTCATTATGGTTGATGTTTCTCATCGTACCGATGGTGTTTATCATCGGCGTCGGTGCGGCAATCTACCTCGAAGAGTACGCACCAAAAAATCGTATGACTTCATTTATTGAAGTCAACATCTCAAATCTGGCTGGTGTACCTTCAATCGTCTTCGGATTGCTCGGTTTGACGATTTTCGTCCGCGTCATGGAATTGGGTAACTCTGTTATCGCTGGTGCCCTTACCCTAGGTCTCATGAGTTTGCCAATCGTCATCGTGGCATCACAGGAAGCGCTTCGATCAGTCAAAATGGAGTTACGCCACGCTTCTTTAGCACTTGGAGCATCAAAATGGCAGACGACGTTCAATGTCGTCTTACCATCGGCGCTACCAGGAATCATTACAGGGATTATCCTAGCTGTATCTCGTGCGATTGGTGAGACGGCACCGTTGATCATGGTCGGTGCTGCCACGTTTATTTCAACAACACCTAGTGGCATTTTCTCTGACTTCACAGCGTTACCGATTCAGATTTATAACTGGACGAGCCGACCGCAAGCGGAATTCCAAAACTTGGCCGCAGCTGGAATCATCGTACTGATGACAATGCTCATTGCGATGAACTCGGTTGCAATTTATATCCGAAACAAATATACGAATCGACATTGA
- the pstB gene encoding phosphate ABC transporter ATP-binding protein PstB: MTEMKKDSAYVVNNLNLWYGEDQALIDVNLDIKQNEVTAIIGPSGCGKSTFIKTLNRMVELVPSVRTNGEILYHGKNIFDRGYRVEDLRTSVGMVFQQPNPFPKSVYDNVAYGPRTHGIKNKKVLDEIVERSLRGAAIWDEVKDRLNENAYGLSGGQQQRLCIARTLAIEPDVILMDEPTSALDPISTLKVEELVQELKEQYSIIIVTHNMQQAARVSDKTAFFLNGEVVEFDITDKIFSNPSDKRTEDYISGRFG, from the coding sequence ATGACTGAGATGAAAAAAGATAGCGCTTATGTCGTCAACAATTTGAACTTGTGGTACGGAGAAGACCAAGCATTGATTGACGTCAACCTCGACATTAAACAGAATGAAGTTACGGCAATCATCGGACCGTCTGGATGTGGGAAATCGACATTCATTAAAACGTTGAACCGTATGGTCGAGCTCGTCCCGTCGGTTCGAACAAATGGTGAGATTCTGTATCACGGGAAAAACATTTTTGACCGCGGCTACAGAGTGGAAGATTTGCGTACATCTGTCGGGATGGTGTTTCAACAACCGAACCCGTTCCCAAAATCCGTTTATGACAACGTGGCATATGGTCCCCGTACGCACGGAATCAAAAATAAGAAAGTGCTAGATGAAATTGTCGAACGTTCGCTTCGCGGTGCTGCCATTTGGGATGAAGTAAAAGACCGTTTGAATGAGAATGCGTACGGTCTTTCTGGTGGACAACAGCAACGTCTCTGTATTGCTCGTACGTTGGCGATTGAGCCTGACGTTATTTTGATGGACGAGCCAACGTCAGCCCTTGATCCGATCTCTACGTTAAAAGTAGAAGAGTTAGTTCAGGAGTTAAAAGAGCAATATTCCATCATTATCGTGACGCATAACATGCAACAAGCTGCCCGTGTTTCAGATAAAACGGCATTCTTCTTGAATGGAGAAGTTGTCGAGTTCGATATAACAGATAAGATTTTCTCGAATCCATCTGACAAACGGACGGAAGACTATATTTCTGGCCGTTTCGGTTAA
- the phoU gene encoding phosphate signaling complex protein PhoU, giving the protein MAQNRTFFDIKLTELEDKVVHLANLTMRQTATAIEVLEKHDLELAKTVIDNDNELDDLELAINDEAILLIAKQQPVATDLRRLIVTMKSATDLERIADYATNIAKAVTRIEHVPYVHDIQPLKQMAEQLIDMLELATRAYRKGEVSRVRELNEMDRVIDEINLTVIKQYIGSLPAMTVGTNDVYEFSNIARYLERMGDHVTNFGEHLIFLEKGKHYDLNQ; this is encoded by the coding sequence ATGGCACAAAATCGTACATTTTTTGATATAAAGTTAACAGAGTTAGAAGATAAAGTAGTTCATTTGGCGAACTTGACGATGCGCCAAACGGCAACGGCAATCGAAGTGTTAGAAAAACATGATCTTGAATTGGCAAAAACCGTAATCGACAATGATAACGAGCTAGACGATTTAGAGTTAGCAATCAACGACGAAGCGATTCTATTGATTGCAAAGCAACAACCAGTTGCAACTGACTTACGCCGTCTAATTGTAACGATGAAGTCAGCCACTGATTTGGAGCGAATTGCGGATTATGCGACGAATATTGCTAAAGCAGTGACACGGATCGAGCATGTTCCGTATGTACATGACATCCAACCGCTTAAGCAGATGGCTGAACAGTTGATCGACATGCTTGAACTTGCGACTCGTGCATATCGGAAGGGTGAAGTGAGTCGTGTTCGTGAACTCAATGAAATGGACCGTGTGATTGACGAAATCAATTTGACGGTGATCAAACAATACATCGGTTCTCTTCCGGCTATGACGGTCGGTACGAATGATGTGTATGAATTCTCGAACATCGCTCGATACCTCGAACGCATGGGCGATCATGTGACAAACTTCGGAGAGCATTTGATTTTCCTTGAAAAAGGGAAACATTATGATTTGAACCAATAA
- a CDS encoding DUF4912 domain-containing protein: MEEKIVSLKQQGFTLKQIAAELDVPIGKVQYAWRKWRNQHQESEDVIPVKQKSDKKKEKTSVTASHKQVASAKESVDVKASPLLEKGPEGYWQLPDRYNVDFLHAVVQSPNSVYVCWEVSDLVKKTLELQFMRRWEELPKAFRILDVTLLDYASGHTNRSYTFDLPEMTNSWFVRPLDPNTTYVFEFGIRTMEGEFLPIAASTPLDTPRAEPAGVGRFAEPVRRWQYGEVDSPELLDTLPKYAAYRFVR; the protein is encoded by the coding sequence ATGGAAGAGAAAATCGTATCCTTGAAACAACAAGGTTTTACGTTAAAACAGATTGCGGCAGAACTAGACGTCCCCATTGGCAAAGTCCAATACGCATGGCGAAAATGGAGAAATCAGCACCAAGAATCGGAGGACGTTATCCCTGTGAAACAAAAAAGCGACAAGAAAAAAGAAAAGACGTCCGTAACGGCATCACACAAACAAGTAGCATCAGCGAAAGAATCGGTTGATGTGAAGGCTTCACCACTCCTTGAGAAAGGTCCTGAAGGATACTGGCAGTTACCAGACCGATATAATGTAGACTTTTTACATGCGGTCGTCCAGTCTCCGAACTCAGTATATGTGTGCTGGGAAGTATCTGATTTGGTGAAAAAAACGTTAGAGCTTCAGTTCATGAGACGATGGGAAGAATTGCCGAAAGCGTTCCGTATATTAGATGTGACGTTGCTTGATTACGCTAGCGGGCACACGAACCGGTCCTACACGTTTGACCTCCCTGAGATGACGAATAGTTGGTTCGTTCGTCCTCTCGATCCAAATACGACATATGTGTTCGAATTTGGAATCCGCACGATGGAAGGGGAGTTTTTACCGATTGCGGCATCGACACCGCTTGATACGCCACGGGCAGAACCAGCCGGTGTTGGACGATTCGCAGAACCAGTAAGGCGTTGGCAATACGGAGAAGTTGATTCTCCAGAGTTATTGGATACATTACCAAAATATGCGGCATACCGTTTCGTACGTTAA
- a CDS encoding 1,4-alpha-glucan branching protein domain-containing protein, with translation MKPGYFSLVLHAHLPYVRHEEKHRLEERWVYEAISETYIPILWQVDRLKRPLHWTVSISPPVVEMLADPLIQDRYAEHLDEMLDLIALELSEGRTDAETATLQFYKQRYQDLKNTFLHWNKNLNEAFRTYREAGYIDMVTCTATHGFNPHLFTEQAARAEIRTGLNCFERHYGFRPTGIWLPECAYTPGVDRILYEEGVRYTFVDEHALLEADPTPDKGIGAPVYSPHGVALFPRDQIISGKIWSSMIGYPGHPDYREFYRDLAYDRDWDYIQSFMHPEGIRFDTGLKMHRITGDTDQKDFYVRDWAEHQIENHAMDFAKTLESHLEAHGAQTFPPFLVTAPFDAELFGHWWFEGPEFLGKVAERLVEFGIETITPAMFLERHFKDLQTVHVSMNTWGRKGYGEVWINERNEWMLRHLHMMEMQLVKDVADYRGKSDLTNRALKQLIRHYVLAVSSDWAFILDGQTTAQYAAERFREHTRLFAELETALYQDELSDQLLNEHFAAYPFLQDDDIDIDSFLSPHDYYVTTEREQEKPAILLLTPEYHGHIVGGLGKRVVDEVEARANEGEIVYVLTPYHDELPAYERHGNIHVYRVSPTSTFLEHVMNQVATQNIAYVKLVHELAKRISFKVVHHFDWMTIPAARELAQSLSLPLYSTMLSFEATRNPHGHGGLFDAIHRIENSVFPEAECVYVGEEISIHDLKQWYKVSENVNTCLPLESSPYGQKPMKKNVK, from the coding sequence ATGAAACCAGGATACTTTTCACTCGTCCTTCATGCTCATTTACCGTACGTTAGGCATGAAGAAAAACACCGTTTAGAGGAAAGATGGGTGTACGAGGCCATATCAGAGACTTATATCCCGATCCTTTGGCAAGTCGATCGATTGAAGCGTCCGTTACATTGGACAGTTAGTATTTCACCGCCTGTGGTAGAAATGCTTGCTGACCCACTCATTCAAGACCGCTACGCCGAGCATTTGGATGAAATGCTTGATTTGATTGCTTTAGAGCTCTCAGAAGGAAGAACGGATGCAGAGACGGCAACGCTTCAGTTTTATAAACAACGTTATCAAGACTTGAAAAACACGTTCCTTCATTGGAATAAAAACTTGAATGAGGCGTTCCGTACATATCGTGAGGCGGGCTATATTGATATGGTCACGTGTACAGCGACTCATGGATTCAACCCGCATCTGTTTACGGAGCAGGCTGCCCGAGCGGAAATCCGGACTGGCCTTAATTGTTTCGAACGTCATTATGGGTTCCGCCCTACAGGTATTTGGTTGCCGGAGTGTGCCTATACACCAGGAGTAGACCGGATTCTATATGAAGAAGGGGTGCGGTACACGTTCGTCGATGAGCATGCCTTATTAGAGGCTGATCCGACTCCTGACAAAGGGATTGGCGCGCCTGTTTATTCTCCGCATGGGGTCGCATTGTTCCCACGAGATCAAATCATCTCGGGCAAAATTTGGAGTTCGATGATTGGATACCCGGGTCATCCGGACTATCGTGAATTTTATCGTGATTTGGCCTATGATCGAGATTGGGACTATATTCAATCATTCATGCACCCTGAAGGCATTCGGTTTGATACGGGATTAAAAATGCATCGAATCACGGGCGACACGGATCAAAAAGATTTTTATGTCCGCGACTGGGCGGAACATCAAATTGAGAATCATGCGATGGATTTTGCGAAAACACTCGAATCACATCTTGAAGCCCATGGTGCTCAAACGTTCCCGCCATTTTTAGTGACAGCACCGTTCGATGCGGAGTTGTTCGGTCATTGGTGGTTCGAAGGACCGGAATTTCTAGGGAAAGTGGCAGAGCGCCTTGTGGAATTTGGGATTGAGACCATCACTCCGGCGATGTTCCTCGAACGTCACTTCAAAGATTTACAGACGGTTCACGTCTCGATGAATACGTGGGGGCGCAAAGGATACGGTGAAGTGTGGATCAATGAACGAAATGAATGGATGCTTCGCCACCTTCATATGATGGAGATGCAACTCGTAAAAGATGTGGCTGATTATCGCGGAAAATCTGATTTAACAAATCGTGCATTGAAACAATTGATTCGCCATTATGTGTTGGCTGTGTCGAGTGACTGGGCATTTATTTTAGATGGACAAACGACGGCACAGTACGCTGCTGAACGCTTCCGAGAACATACACGATTGTTTGCCGAACTTGAAACGGCGCTCTATCAGGATGAGCTCTCGGATCAATTGCTAAATGAACACTTCGCGGCCTACCCGTTCCTTCAAGACGATGATATCGACATCGACTCATTCTTGTCACCCCATGATTATTACGTGACGACAGAGCGTGAACAAGAGAAGCCGGCAATCCTGCTGCTTACTCCCGAATATCACGGTCATATCGTCGGAGGACTTGGAAAGCGGGTCGTTGATGAGGTCGAAGCGAGAGCGAACGAAGGTGAAATCGTCTACGTGTTGACACCATACCACGATGAGTTACCAGCGTATGAGCGGCATGGGAACATACATGTGTATCGAGTGAGCCCGACTAGTACATTTTTAGAACATGTCATGAATCAGGTGGCCACGCAAAATATTGCGTATGTCAAACTAGTTCATGAATTGGCGAAACGGATCTCTTTCAAAGTGGTTCATCACTTTGATTGGATGACGATTCCTGCGGCAAGAGAACTTGCGCAATCCCTTTCGCTTCCGTTATACTCAACTATGTTGTCCTTCGAAGCGACACGCAATCCACACGGGCATGGTGGTTTATTCGATGCGATTCATCGCATTGAGAACAGTGTGTTCCCTGAAGCGGAGTGCGTTTATGTCGGTGAAGAGATTTCAATCCATGACTTGAAGCAATGGTACAAGGTGAGTGAGAATGTCAATACTTGCCTGCCTCTTGAATCTTCTCCGTATGGACAGAAACCAATGAAAAAGAACGTGAAATAA
- the rpmG gene encoding 50S ribosomal protein L33: MGVKEMRVKITLACTETGDRTYITKKNKRNNPERLELRKYNPRLRRHTLYREVK; the protein is encoded by the coding sequence ATGGGAGTGAAAGAAATGCGCGTTAAAATTACATTAGCTTGCACAGAAACAGGCGATCGCACGTACATCACGAAGAAAAACAAACGTAACAACCCTGAGCGCCTCGAGTTGCGCAAATACAACCCACGTCTCCGTCGTCACACGCTTTACCGCGAAGTGAAATAA
- a CDS encoding 5-formyltetrahydrofolate cyclo-ligase produces MEEKATLRRIVHQSIKQMTNRQLVDRAIHQRLFSSYIWKESQTIAVTSSLPLEIDTSPIIHEAFEAGKTVCVPKVTRQGLTFHIIHSVDDLEAGVMNILEPTTLPTTRPIDLCVVPGRVFDRAGYRIGWGGGYYDRFLKTYKGTTIALAYTNQLVSHVPTEPHDLPVEWIVTEKEMIQCSPYLL; encoded by the coding sequence GTGGAAGAAAAAGCAACATTAAGACGCATCGTGCATCAATCCATCAAGCAAATGACGAATCGGCAACTCGTCGATCGAGCGATACACCAACGACTGTTTTCATCCTATATATGGAAAGAAAGTCAGACAATCGCAGTGACATCTTCACTTCCGCTTGAAATTGATACTTCTCCAATCATTCACGAGGCATTTGAAGCAGGAAAAACGGTTTGTGTCCCGAAAGTAACGAGGCAAGGACTTACATTTCACATCATTCATTCGGTCGATGATCTCGAGGCGGGAGTCATGAATATTTTAGAGCCGACGACTCTACCGACGACGAGGCCAATCGACCTCTGTGTTGTGCCAGGAAGGGTATTTGATCGGGCGGGATATCGAATTGGCTGGGGTGGAGGATATTATGACCGTTTTCTAAAAACATATAAAGGAACAACAATTGCTTTGGCTTACACGAATCAGCTTGTAAGTCATGTGCCGACTGAACCACATGATCTGCCTGTTGAATGGATCGTGACAGAAAAGGAGATGATCCAATGTTCGCCATATTTGTTGTAA